ATTCGATCATTAATCCCATCAATCAAATTGAGAATGGTTGTTGATTGTCAACTGAGAATCATTATCATTTGACTCGTCCCTCGCACGAGTCCAGATGCTCATGAATGCTCAACCTGTACTGCTGCGCCCCGAAACGCTGACCCTCCGCGATCGCCCGGTCCGCGTCGTTCCGCCGGAAGAGGTCATCGACAGCGAAGCCCTGCTCAAGGGCCGTCGTGAAATCCTGATCCAGCACGGCGACCGCTTCTATCGCCTGCGGCACACCAGCAACGACAAGCTGATCCTGACCAAGTAATCGCGGTCTGGTCGCCCGCCTCCCTCCCTCCTGCCGGCTGCGCCGGCGGGGTGGGCGACCCGTCCGCTCCCGCTCTCTCCCCCTCGGTCTACCGCGTGCACCTTCCGGGTGTGCCGGTAACCGGGGGTTCCCCTGCCTGACCGAACGAACCCGATGACCCGCCATACCGCCCTTTGCCTTGCTGTCTGGATGGCGCTGCCGCTGTCCGCCCACGCTGCTGCCACTGCTGCCACTGCTGCCCCCGATGCGCGCGAATTCGATCGGGTGCAGGTCACCGCCACCCGCACCGAGCGGGCCGTGAGCGACGTGGCGGCCACCGTGGACGTCATCGACCGTGAGCAGATGGACCGGCACCTGGTGCAGGACATCAAGGACCTGGTGCGTTACGAACCGGGCCTGTCGGTCACCCGCAGCGCGACTCGCTTCGGCCTGGATGGTTTCCGCATCCGTGGCCTGGACGGCAACCGCGTGCGCATCCAGACCGACGGCATCGTCATGCCGACCCGGTTCGACATCGGTTCGTTCGCCAGTTCCAACCGCAACTTCACCGACCTCGACACGCTCAAGCGGGTGGAGATCGTGCGTGGGCCGGCCAGTTCGCTGTACGGCTCCGATGCACTCGGTGGCGTGGTCGCCTTCGTGACCAAGGACCCGGCCGACTACCTCAAGGACGGCAAGAACAGCTACTTCGGCCTGAAATTCG
This genomic window from Stenotrophomonas maltophilia contains:
- the hemP gene encoding hemin uptake protein HemP, with protein sequence MNAQPVLLRPETLTLRDRPVRVVPPEEVIDSEALLKGRREILIQHGDRFYRLRHTSNDKLILTK